One Heteronotia binoei isolate CCM8104 ecotype False Entrance Well chromosome 20, APGP_CSIRO_Hbin_v1, whole genome shotgun sequence DNA segment encodes these proteins:
- the MAFK gene encoding transcription factor MafK isoform X2: MTANPKPNKTLKVKEESGENGPVLSDDELVSMSVRELNQHLRGLTKEEVIRLKQRRRTLKNRGYAASCRIKRVTQKEELERQRVELQQEVEKLARENSSMKVELDALRSKYEALQTFARTVARGPITSAKVATTSVITIVKSAEISSSSVPFSAAS, from the exons ATGACGGCTAATCCCAAACCGAACAAAACATTAAAG GTTAAGGAGGAGTCGGGAGAGAACGGCCCGGTGCTGAGCGACGATGAACTCGTGTCGATGTCAGTGCGGGAGCTGAACCAGCACCTGAGGGGCCTCACGAAGGAGGAGGTGATCCGCCTGAAGCAGCGTCGGCGCACGCTCAAGAACCGGGGCTACGCCGCCAGCTGCCGAATCAAGCGGGTGACCCAGAAGGAAGAGCTGGAGAGGCAGCGGGTCGAGCTGCAGCAGGAGGTGGAGAAGCTGGCGCGAGAGAACAGCAGCATGAAGGTCGAGCTGGATGCCCTCCGCTCAAAGTATGAGGCACTGCAGACCTTTGCCCGCACAGTTGCCCGAGGCCCCATCACCTCCGCCAAAGTTGCTACCACCAGCGTCATCACTATTGTGAAATCGGCAGAAATCTCATCCAGTTCGGTGCCATTTTCGGCAGCCTCTTAG